Proteins from a single region of Streptomyces griseiscabiei:
- a CDS encoding VOC family protein, with protein MELAQVRLLVSDFAACYRFYADVLGLKPQSGAVDGPYEKFSPAVGSAGIALQDRAMMSEVLGELADAANGHRSLVVLRVDDLDAYCERIVERGATLLQGPALMTDRMRVAHLKDPEGNLVELQEWLLMGG; from the coding sequence GTGGAACTCGCCCAAGTAAGGCTGCTCGTCTCCGACTTCGCCGCGTGCTACCGCTTCTACGCCGATGTCCTCGGGCTGAAACCGCAGTCCGGGGCGGTCGACGGGCCGTACGAGAAGTTCAGTCCGGCCGTCGGGTCCGCGGGGATCGCCCTCCAGGACCGGGCGATGATGTCCGAGGTGCTCGGGGAGCTGGCCGACGCGGCGAACGGACACCGGTCGCTGGTCGTGCTGCGGGTCGACGATCTGGACGCCTACTGCGAGAGGATCGTGGAGCGCGGCGCCACCCTCCTCCAGGGACCCGCACTGATGACCGACCGGATGCGGGTGGCCCATCTCAAGGACCCCGAGGGGAACTTGGTGGAGCTGCAGGAATGGCTGCTGATGGGCGGCTGA